In Lentimicrobium sp. L6, a genomic segment contains:
- a CDS encoding ABC transporter permease, translating into MKLKLDKYFLSLQIAIGAVFDNKVRSMLTALGIIFGVAAVISMLAIGNGAKKEVLDQMKLVGVNNIVITPVESDDNSSSSEESDEEGTEAEEEKSKEKLSRGLTLEEAYSIKKMIPGVERVSPEVINQTRIIYNDRGVKGTFTGVTVDYFDIYSLELEQGSYFSDFHYKHAKQVCVIGHNIKSRLFPTEDALGKQIKCGDVWLTIVGVLRSHGSGGEQLSELKLSDFDMNVYAPLETVLIRYNDRSIVTKKSLKGRGRRSDNSSTETNRNQLDKLVVQVTDTDKLKTTAAVLNKMLLRRHAGAKDFQITVPELLLKQEQKTRSIFNLVLGAIASISLIVGGIGIMNIMLASVMERIREIGVRRAIGATQKDIVFQFLSEATIISVTGGIIGIVLGLVIAQLITQFTEIPTIVSGFSILISFGVSAGIGVIFGYMPAQKAAEKDPVSSLRHE; encoded by the coding sequence GTGAAATTAAAATTAGATAAATATTTTCTGAGTCTTCAGATTGCCATTGGAGCCGTTTTTGATAATAAGGTGCGTTCTATGTTGACGGCTTTAGGTATCATTTTTGGCGTGGCAGCAGTAATTTCTATGTTGGCTATTGGTAATGGAGCTAAGAAAGAAGTGCTCGATCAAATGAAGCTGGTGGGCGTTAATAATATTGTGATTACTCCGGTGGAAAGTGACGATAATTCTTCCAGTTCTGAGGAGTCTGATGAAGAAGGAACCGAAGCTGAGGAAGAAAAGAGTAAGGAGAAACTTTCTCGAGGTTTAACTTTAGAGGAGGCTTATTCCATTAAAAAAATGATACCAGGAGTGGAACGAGTAAGCCCAGAAGTTATCAATCAAACCCGTATTATTTATAATGATAGGGGGGTTAAAGGAACTTTTACTGGAGTTACTGTTGATTATTTTGATATCTATAGTTTAGAGTTAGAGCAAGGAAGTTATTTTAGTGATTTCCATTATAAGCATGCCAAGCAAGTATGTGTAATAGGGCACAATATAAAAAGTAGATTATTCCCCACAGAAGATGCTCTTGGAAAGCAGATAAAATGTGGTGATGTTTGGTTGACCATAGTTGGAGTGCTAAGAAGTCATGGTAGTGGAGGCGAGCAACTGTCAGAGTTGAAATTGAGTGATTTTGATATGAATGTTTATGCACCTCTAGAAACGGTTTTAATTAGATATAATGATCGTTCTATCGTGACTAAAAAATCACTAAAGGGAAGAGGTCGTAGATCAGATAATTCTTCTACTGAAACCAATAGAAACCAACTCGACAAGTTGGTGGTTCAGGTAACTGATACAGATAAGCTAAAAACTACAGCTGCTGTTTTAAATAAAATGCTCCTTCGTCGTCATGCAGGTGCCAAAGACTTTCAAATCACGGTTCCAGAGTTATTATTGAAGCAAGAACAGAAAACCCGTTCCATCTTCAATCTAGTTTTAGGAGCTATTGCGAGCATTTCTTTGATAGTTGGAGGGATTGGTATCATGAACATCATGCTGGCCTCTGTGATGGAGAGAATCAGAGAGATTGGAGTTCGACGAGCCATAGGAGCCACTCAAAAAGATATTGTTTTCCAGTTCTTAAGCGAAGCCACCATTATTTCAGTAACAGGTGGAATTATTGGTATTGTTCTAGGTTTGGTTATAGCTCAATTGATAACCCAGTTTACCGAAATCCCAACTATTGTTAGTGGATTTTCCATCCTTATTTCTTTTGGTGTGAGTGCAGGTATTGGCGTTATCTTTGGATATATGCCAGCCCAAAAAGCTGCAGAGAAAGATCCAGTTTCTAGTTTAAGACACGAATAG